The genomic window ATAGGAATTAACGTTTAgagacggcggcggcgacgacgacaagGAACGTGCGATTGGATCTTCACGTGATTCTACGGAGAATTAGGAATAGCGAGATGATAAGCGTCAGTGAGGTCGACGCGACTGATATGGCACTGCCGCCATACGTCAGTCCTTTATCCTTGAGTGACAACGGGCCGCCGTCGTCGCTCTGCATGCCGGTTGATACGTCCGTCTTTTTCGGCGGTAGGATCAGATTTTCGTCGTTGTCCGCTGCGTCCGATGCATCATCCGGTCGGTGTCTGTACGTCGCCCGGCTCGTCTCCTGCGGTTGCttagtcgtcgtcgtcgctaaggtcgtcgtcgtcatcaacgtcgtcgtggtcggtgGCTCGGTGGTCGTGACGGGTGGTGGCACGGTGGTCGGCACTAGACTGAAATTACCCAGGAAATAAACGGGCCCGAATTCCGGTGTGATGTCGAACAGCGTTTCCTCTTGCCGGGTGCCGCTGATTACACGTGATGTTGTTGCGCCATCCTCGTAATGAGAGATCAACGTTGCGGTATACGGTACCTCCATGTCCGTGTAGTTCGCTTTCAGAGTCACGTTCATGCCTGTGCCAGGCTCGAGACAGACTTGCACGCTGCAACAAATAGGCGAGGAAATATATTGAGCTCGTCGGGACTCGATCTAGAAATTAAACTCTATAATATAAATCACGCGTCATTTCGCGCGTCATTTCGCGCTTAGGAAGGAATTTAATTGACGATTAAACCTCGTCATTCTGAAAGAGATAAGCGTGTATAATTTGTGTGAAGATGGGCCTCGAGTTATTGAAAATCGAAGATGTTAATTCGGTACCGTACTGCCTTGCAACTGGAACGCGAGTCCGATGCGCAATCGTAATTGTGTTGCGTTGAAGCATCACTTAAATTGAATCGCAACGGAGTATTCTGGGACACGCCGAGCGGGAAGGGTGGTACCAAGTCGCCGTACAAAGTACACTCTAGGCTCATCTCCGCCGCGCGTGAGCTTCAATGATGCACAGGAAGCGATGAAGTGCCTCGAGGGGCTAACCAGAGAGAACGAGCAGGGGGGAAGAGAGGGGGGAATAGATACGGGATACATCGCGGAATAAGCCTAAGTTCTAATTATACTTAATTATAGAGATACGAGGTGAGATTATGAGCTAAATCGCTGCGAACCGTACGCCCGTTCGACTCGTGACTCACCGAATGCCGCACATCGTCAATTCGCACCGTAAACTCTTACGATTATCTCCTTTGATTTGTTAATTTGCTGTAAAAGCGATGATAAATGTTCTACGTTTCATTACAATGTCCGGTATCGTCGTACAAACAACATTAGCACAGGGAGATAGATAGAATTAATCTAAACTGGCGATTCCGTAGCGCCACGTCAAAGGCAGATTTTAAATGTCAGCTTATCGCGCGTACTCCGCGTATTCCTCGCAATCCTTTCGAATATAAATAAGACATTTTATCCTCCGGATACTCATAAAGAAAAGCTCTAAATTTGCATACCCGCCGCTCAGCTTCGTCGGCCGCGTGACAGCGGTTTAAAACGATACTCACTTGTAAACGTCGGTGCGATTTTCCTCGTGGCGCGTACCCCACGTTATGTTCTGCAAGGATGTGCCGTTGATAAGCGTGATCGTGGTGCTCAGGCCGTTCAGGATTGCGTGTCTGCGACCCCAGTAGACCGAATATTTGTACTTGTATACAAAAGCCTCCGCGAGATTCGCCGTCTCCTGCCTGCTGTTAACGAACGTCACCTCGTTGAGGACGCGAGATGCGCGCTTAATATCGCGCTTCTTAGGCCAGTTGAGTTTAACGGCGCTCAGCTCGTAACGGATCGGCTCGGTTTCCACCAACAGTTCACCGTACTTCGCAGATTCCTCCTTGCCAT from Cardiocondyla obscurior isolate alpha-2009 linkage group LG19, Cobs3.1, whole genome shotgun sequence includes these protein-coding regions:
- the LOC139110189 gene encoding beta-pore-forming protein unzipped, with the translated sequence MLRQNYLALGVLGCVFLLSVTTADNSVHILSKYGHQPLTSTTLKWLPVAHYNPSESKEIVIGGVENVSEEDDNYANQAEKLETRRPALYVCRAMHSGVWVAGTQKEKERTCTVTIHGIVHSYEKYELLENVDGAARISWVQWNRYTQPHVGAVYVDKMLVARHEIPKEKKNPRYTHYIGTLNSVESFGTIVYANENGKEESAKYGELLVETEPIRYELSAVKLNWPKKRDIKRASRVLNEVTFVNSRQETANLAEAFVYKYKYSVYWGRRHAILNGLSTTITLINGTSLQNITWGTRHEENRTDVYNVQVCLEPGTGMNVTLKANYTDMEVPYTATLISHYEDGATTSRVISGTRQEETLFDITPEFGPVYFLGNFSLVPTTVPPPVTTTEPPTTTTLMTTTTLATTTTKQPQETSRATYRHRPDDASDAADNDENLILPPKKTDVSTGMQSDDGGPLSLKDKGLTYGGSAISVASTSLTLIISLFLILRRIT